In Fundidesulfovibrio putealis DSM 16056, a genomic segment contains:
- a CDS encoding PRC-barrel domain-containing protein: MKFYCKSVVAAMILSLSLAAGAALAQTTPVVGTIGITPDEIKVLAKGWSIKKDILSKDVFNEASEKVGVIEDIIVTPDKALSYSIVSTGGFLGMAKHDVVIPVNQFKIQNKRIVLPGATKEAVKAMPEFKYAE, from the coding sequence ATGAAATTCTATTGCAAATCCGTTGTCGCGGCCATGATCCTGTCGCTTTCCCTGGCTGCTGGCGCAGCCTTGGCCCAAACCACGCCGGTCGTCGGCACCATCGGCATCACCCCCGACGAGATCAAGGTCCTGGCCAAGGGCTGGAGCATCAAGAAGGACATCCTGAGCAAGGACGTCTTCAACGAGGCGAGCGAGAAAGTCGGCGTCATCGAGGACATCATCGTGACGCCCGACAAGGCCCTGTCCTACTCCATCGTCAGCACCGGCGGATTCCTGGGCATGGCGAAGCACGACGTGGTCATTCCCGTCAACCAGTTCAAGATTCAGAACAAGCGCATCGTGCTGCCCGGCGCGACCAAGGAAGCCGTCAAGGCCATGCCTGAGTTCAAGTACGCCGAGTAA
- the fliR gene encoding flagellar biosynthetic protein FliR: MELFNLQAADFFSFILTLMRVSIVVFLLPFFGAGPIPGAVKGAFCLVLSLAIWPRLSFPGSLLPLDTLGLILMLAGELVLGLVLDIIVRFLFAAVMTGGHMVGFSMGFAMMNVLDPMTGTSESVTAQLMYQCTILMFLSMNGHLFLLTGLAESFQLVPPGGLFITPSLADSVLKFSAEIFSLAVKISAPVVASLFLVDLALALVSRAAPQMNVIQIGFPLKVGVGFLFMTLTLTALSHFVGDYIMELGPMFTAVMHRAPGR, encoded by the coding sequence ATGGAACTCTTCAACCTCCAGGCAGCCGACTTCTTCAGCTTCATCCTGACCCTCATGCGCGTAAGCATTGTGGTCTTCCTGCTGCCGTTCTTCGGAGCCGGACCCATCCCCGGCGCCGTCAAGGGAGCGTTCTGCCTGGTGCTCTCCCTGGCCATCTGGCCCAGGCTCTCGTTTCCGGGCAGCCTGCTGCCCCTGGACACCCTGGGCCTCATCCTCATGCTCGCGGGCGAGCTGGTGCTGGGGCTGGTGCTGGACATCATCGTCCGGTTCCTCTTCGCCGCCGTGATGACCGGCGGACACATGGTGGGCTTCTCCATGGGTTTCGCCATGATGAACGTGCTGGACCCCATGACCGGCACCTCCGAATCGGTCACGGCCCAGCTCATGTACCAGTGCACCATCCTGATGTTCCTCAGCATGAACGGGCATCTGTTCCTGCTGACCGGCCTGGCCGAAAGCTTCCAGCTGGTGCCGCCGGGCGGGCTTTTCATCACGCCCAGCCTGGCGGATTCCGTGCTGAAGTTCTCCGCCGAGATATTCTCGCTGGCCGTCAAGATCAGCGCGCCGGTCGTCGCCTCGCTGTTCCTGGTGGACCTGGCCCTGGCCCTGGTGTCGCGCGCCGCGCCCCAGATGAACGTGATCCAGATCGGCTTCCCGCTGAAGGTCGGCGTCGGATTTCTGTTCATGACCCTCACCCTCACCGCCCTGTCCCACTTCGTGGGGGACTACATCATGGAGCTTGGCCCCATGTTCACGGCGGTGATGCACCGGGCTCCGGGAAGGTAG
- the flhB gene encoding flagellar type III secretion system protein FlhB, with protein MAEREPGRTEQATGKRRSDARKKGSVPKSAELGKLVVLMAGMLATKYTIGIYDREMNDIFRWYLSEGMKLQITFTTVNSLLLDLSWRMAKMLLPTLIILSICAYTVMRLQVGKVWVNHLENFDWGKMFNPVAGIKKLLIDPKTLIRLAKQCASAAAIGIAPYVVLKNEFGNFMPLFYTNAHGLATYILSNALTMLWYTMVPMVLIAAADVWWTWYDYEENLKMTKSEVKDERRNAEGDPEIKQKQRQKMMQVMGRRMLQNVPKADVVITNPTHIAVALQYNALLAPAPIVVAMGADHMAQKIKEIARENGVPIRENKPLARALYKDADVGQMIPEALFQAVATMLAQLDKFRNRGPR; from the coding sequence ATGGCCGAGCGTGAACCGGGAAGAACAGAACAAGCGACGGGCAAAAGGCGCAGTGACGCCCGGAAGAAGGGCTCGGTCCCCAAGAGCGCGGAGCTCGGCAAGCTGGTGGTCCTGATGGCCGGCATGCTGGCCACCAAGTACACCATCGGCATCTACGACCGCGAAATGAATGATATTTTTCGGTGGTATTTGTCCGAGGGAATGAAGCTCCAGATCACCTTCACCACCGTCAATTCTCTGCTCCTGGACCTGAGCTGGCGCATGGCCAAGATGCTCCTGCCCACGCTTATCATCCTGTCCATTTGCGCCTACACGGTCATGCGGCTTCAGGTGGGCAAGGTGTGGGTCAATCACCTGGAGAACTTCGACTGGGGCAAGATGTTCAACCCCGTCGCAGGCATCAAGAAGCTCCTTATCGATCCCAAGACACTGATCCGGCTTGCGAAGCAGTGCGCTTCGGCCGCCGCCATCGGCATCGCTCCCTACGTCGTGCTGAAAAATGAATTCGGCAACTTCATGCCATTGTTCTACACCAACGCCCACGGCCTTGCGACCTACATTCTCTCCAACGCTTTGACCATGCTCTGGTACACCATGGTGCCCATGGTGCTCATCGCTGCTGCGGACGTGTGGTGGACCTGGTACGACTACGAAGAGAACCTCAAGATGACCAAGAGCGAAGTCAAGGACGAACGCCGCAACGCCGAGGGCGACCCAGAGATCAAGCAGAAGCAGCGCCAGAAGATGATGCAGGTCATGGGCAGGCGCATGTTGCAGAACGTCCCCAAGGCGGACGTGGTCATCACCAACCCGACGCACATCGCGGTGGCCTTGCAGTACAATGCGTTGCTGGCCCCGGCTCCCATCGTGGTGGCCATGGGCGCAGACCACATGGCCCAGAAGATCAAGGAAATAGCGCGGGAGAACGGGGTGCCCATCCGCGAGAACAAGCCTCTGGCACGGGCATTGTATAAAGATGCCGACGTCGGGCAGATGATCCCCGAAGCCCTGTTCCAGGCGGTAGCCACCATGCTGGCCCAACTGGATAAGTTCCGCAACCGCGGCCCGCGCTAA
- a CDS encoding amphi-Trp domain-containing protein codes for MKNTAKKKGLALKGRIHRSDLTVLLERMLRDFKNGSIRLGEGAAGVTLALAENLEFEIRADIGKGKQKLVIELKWDSEAEQFRWKDSSFHAASKAHSASIRPGASVSGGGANALVNAQETVLTNEERLFFSCEGNIFFTNVSRARKDLLGRHVYNFANERVGTVEDLILTPDQAVSSAVIGTGDALGQLRREMVIPVEQLIVQNNRLVFAGAS; via the coding sequence ATGAAGAACACCGCGAAGAAGAAAGGGCTCGCCCTCAAGGGACGGATTCACCGATCGGATCTGACCGTCCTGCTCGAAAGGATGCTGAGGGACTTCAAAAATGGCAGCATCCGCCTCGGCGAAGGCGCGGCAGGCGTGACCTTGGCCCTGGCCGAGAATCTTGAGTTCGAAATCCGGGCGGACATCGGCAAGGGCAAACAAAAGCTGGTGATCGAACTCAAGTGGGATAGCGAAGCGGAGCAATTCCGCTGGAAGGATTCGTCTTTCCACGCCGCCTCGAAAGCACATTCAGCATCAATCCGTCCTGGGGCATCAGTATCTGGCGGCGGGGCCAACGCATTGGTCAATGCACAAGAGACGGTCCTCACAAACGAAGAGAGGCTGTTCTTCAGCTGTGAAGGGAACATATTCTTCACAAACGTCTCGCGCGCCAGGAAGGACCTTCTGGGCCGACACGTCTACAACTTCGCCAACGAAAGAGTCGGCACCGTGGAAGACCTCATCCTGACCCCGGACCAGGCCGTATCCTCGGCGGTCATCGGAACAGGCGACGCCCTGGGCCAGCTAAGGCGCGAGATGGTCATTCCCGTGGAACAACTCATCGTTCAGAACAACCGCCTTGTATTTGCCGGCGCAAGCTAG
- a CDS encoding PAS domain S-box protein → MSAVPSILIVDDKLIDIKFMEKYLSTLNIAIVKDTSGEEALIHSRDTTFALIILDVQMPNMDGFQLAQEIRRQHKNTHTPIIFVSAYNSNNIQLFQGYKSGAIDFILKPYHPEILLSKVRVLLELHRRTQEALDNTEQLQSLLTAQKQTNAKLLQEISNREWAENALRESENKFRLLFENAPLPYQSLDANGNLIEVNRLWLSTLGYSKREVLGHWFGEFLDEGHTEAFECAFPRFKQNHTIDGVEFNLVAKDGRIVRARFNGRVQLYENGDFLKTHCIFTDITAQQRVKDALQHSEERYRTMVEDQTELVSRFTPDGRFTYVNNSYCNFVGKTREELLGNQWQPVALEDDLPDVNNKIATLTPDNPIVIIENRIMNSRKEVRWVEFSNRAFFDKKGSLIEIQSVGRDITDRVLAEHFRDNVERIIRHDIKTPLIGLHSIAQLVLKGRLSDSMRAMIPGLLHAVRQVISLVDSSEKMIRMENGDYLPQNEWFDLRHVMSSVELSLEYLAIENQVSLIFSGIFDNSKHDNNTLLFGEESLIENAIMNLVKNAIEASPKGSSVTISLERNQNEQFISIHNFGVISESIRDIFFEKYTTYGKHHGTGLGTYSAQLIVKAHGGRIEFTTSTTTGTTLTIILPISNQ, encoded by the coding sequence ATGAGTGCCGTGCCAAGCATTCTCATCGTTGACGACAAGCTCATAGATATAAAATTCATGGAGAAATACCTCTCCACGCTCAACATTGCGATTGTGAAGGATACATCAGGAGAAGAGGCCCTGATCCATTCAAGAGATACGACTTTTGCGCTGATAATTCTTGATGTTCAGATGCCAAATATGGACGGTTTTCAGCTAGCCCAGGAAATCAGAAGACAGCACAAGAACACCCACACCCCAATTATATTTGTCTCCGCGTACAACTCAAACAATATTCAGCTATTCCAAGGATACAAATCTGGAGCGATCGACTTCATTTTGAAACCATATCACCCGGAAATCCTTCTATCAAAAGTTCGAGTGCTTTTGGAATTACATCGTCGTACTCAAGAAGCTCTCGACAATACAGAACAGTTGCAATCTCTTCTCACAGCTCAGAAACAGACAAACGCAAAGCTCCTTCAAGAAATTTCCAACCGCGAGTGGGCTGAAAACGCACTCAGGGAAAGTGAAAACAAGTTTCGCCTTCTCTTTGAAAACGCCCCCCTCCCCTACCAGTCACTGGACGCAAACGGGAATCTGATTGAGGTGAACCGTCTTTGGCTGAGTACACTTGGGTATTCCAAAAGAGAGGTGCTTGGCCACTGGTTCGGAGAGTTTCTTGATGAAGGACATACCGAGGCCTTCGAATGCGCCTTCCCGAGATTCAAACAAAATCACACGATCGATGGTGTTGAATTCAATCTCGTCGCCAAGGACGGGAGAATTGTCCGCGCGAGATTCAACGGGCGAGTACAGCTGTATGAGAACGGAGATTTTCTAAAAACGCACTGCATATTCACAGACATAACGGCACAGCAACGTGTCAAAGACGCACTGCAGCATAGCGAGGAACGCTATCGGACCATGGTTGAGGACCAAACAGAATTGGTCAGCCGCTTCACACCAGATGGTCGATTCACATATGTCAACAACAGCTATTGCAACTTCGTTGGCAAGACTCGTGAAGAACTTCTGGGCAACCAATGGCAACCAGTAGCCCTCGAGGACGACTTGCCGGATGTAAACAACAAGATAGCCACTCTCACTCCGGACAACCCCATTGTCATAATTGAAAACCGCATAATGAACTCCAGAAAAGAAGTGCGGTGGGTAGAATTTTCAAATCGAGCATTTTTTGACAAAAAAGGATCTCTAATTGAGATACAATCCGTTGGAAGAGACATTACTGACCGGGTACTTGCAGAGCACTTCCGGGACAACGTCGAGCGCATCATAAGACACGACATTAAAACACCCCTGATAGGGCTCCACAGCATCGCCCAGCTTGTCCTTAAAGGCCGACTGAGCGACTCCATGCGCGCGATGATCCCCGGACTTTTGCACGCCGTCCGACAAGTAATCAGCCTCGTTGATTCATCAGAAAAGATGATCAGGATGGAAAATGGTGACTATCTTCCACAAAACGAGTGGTTTGACCTGCGCCATGTCATGAGCAGCGTCGAGTTATCACTCGAATACTTAGCAATTGAAAACCAAGTATCGTTAATATTCTCGGGAATTTTCGATAACAGCAAGCACGATAACAACACATTGCTATTCGGAGAAGAATCTCTAATCGAAAATGCGATCATGAATTTAGTCAAGAATGCAATCGAGGCTTCTCCAAAAGGAAGTTCCGTAACCATTTCCTTGGAAAGGAATCAAAACGAGCAATTCATTTCGATACACAATTTCGGCGTAATTTCTGAATCGATTCGTGACATTTTTTTTGAAAAGTACACCACCTACGGCAAACACCATGGCACGGGTCTTGGCACCTACTCCGCGCAACTCATTGTCAAGGCACACGGGGGCAGGATTGAATTCACAACATCAACGACGACAGGAACAACGCTCACCATTATTCTTCCCATTTCGAACCAGTAG
- a CDS encoding M23 family metallopeptidase, with amino-acid sequence MPNSSRFEVFRDQDNHYTRITPRWRLLAVAAALFCVVAAGNVWWLTASLTHTSQEEELEEHFKAAAIRAQTMERISEKGAEIEGGVKRLQEVDSKLREVIHLDKEARKAAQSAGDVAPPKVDTQTVLTRMEVQAAFLRALNRPARLATLDGKEAQELLAAGPHALGAAPDAWPVRGVISSEFGMRLSPFAGQEEFHRGVDIMAPAGTPVRAPAPGVVCFAGEDAEGSLALVLDHGGGYMTTFSHMQRIDVKTGERLTRGQDIGAVGQEGRSTGPHLHYEVRLHGVPVDPKKFLP; translated from the coding sequence ATGCCCAATTCATCCAGATTCGAGGTCTTCCGCGACCAGGACAACCACTACACGCGCATCACGCCCAGGTGGCGGCTGCTGGCCGTGGCTGCGGCGCTGTTCTGCGTGGTGGCGGCGGGCAACGTCTGGTGGCTCACGGCGTCATTGACCCACACCTCCCAGGAGGAGGAGCTCGAGGAGCATTTCAAGGCGGCCGCGATCCGCGCCCAGACCATGGAGCGCATCTCGGAGAAGGGCGCCGAGATCGAAGGGGGCGTCAAACGCCTCCAGGAAGTGGACTCCAAACTGCGCGAGGTGATCCACCTGGACAAGGAGGCCCGCAAGGCCGCCCAGAGCGCCGGGGATGTCGCGCCGCCCAAGGTCGACACCCAGACCGTGCTGACCCGCATGGAAGTCCAGGCAGCCTTCCTGCGCGCCCTCAACCGGCCTGCGCGTCTGGCCACGCTGGACGGCAAGGAAGCGCAGGAACTGCTGGCCGCAGGACCGCACGCGCTGGGCGCTGCCCCGGACGCGTGGCCCGTGCGGGGGGTCATCTCCTCGGAGTTCGGCATGAGGCTCTCGCCGTTCGCCGGACAGGAGGAGTTCCACCGGGGCGTGGACATCATGGCTCCGGCGGGGACGCCGGTACGCGCCCCCGCGCCGGGGGTCGTCTGTTTCGCCGGAGAAGACGCCGAGGGGTCCCTGGCCCTGGTGCTGGACCACGGCGGCGGCTACATGACGACCTTCTCCCACATGCAGCGCATCGACGTGAAGACCGGCGAGCGCCTGACGCGCGGGCAGGACATCGGCGCAGTGGGGCAGGAAGGCCGCTCCACCGGGCCGCACCTGCACTACGAGGTGCGCCTGCACGGCGTGCCCGTAGACCCGAAAAAATTCCTGCCTTGA
- a CDS encoding MBL fold metallo-hydrolase has product MEPRSNIPACAPESAVADAPLCTLARREGSWLASFVAWFPDRPGALADLADLAAGQGVNIERLLFDRGRNPHRVELSLAAAHASQLAAVLDSLAALGHLPDASQASGEAPSEEEPLSITDMAGVLSFKVAVQNRPGTLAALAGRFRAFGANVIHMCYDMAQDPDMAEASVATSGAREVAELLSELTRAGYHYHVLWRGDRDADVDEALGLSGVEAFLFKLRAVLPPERMNSLDELFGTSQAVRQALAEFRSASGVSGEALAASEVFANILRLAALALGSTGDRFTLRLSGPVRLSEQVGMYMLSCPEGANSYLLCHPGGMAMLDTNFGIYFEDVMDWLGAHGFDPSRIDTVLATHPDADHAGWAGRLQAQYGARVLMHPDAALVFEQEDRTLGRGPLAGINRPFTRLVGRLSGLVAPGNIEAFEPVGQDTPDMMGGFRVIGRASVADLELLALESLGGHAAAQVFYFNPQRGIIFTGDYLLDAASLSPRDRDALSVHKSLLTSTNTDSGIFAKEMGMLRNFMTDVSLEQHAKGGRAMVFPGHGEFYAVEQAGW; this is encoded by the coding sequence ATGGAACCTCGCTCGAATATCCCCGCGTGCGCGCCGGAAAGCGCCGTGGCCGACGCCCCCCTGTGCACCCTGGCCCGGCGCGAAGGCTCCTGGCTGGCGAGCTTCGTGGCCTGGTTCCCCGACAGGCCGGGCGCGCTGGCCGATCTGGCCGATCTGGCGGCGGGGCAGGGCGTCAACATCGAGCGCCTGCTGTTCGACCGTGGCCGCAACCCACACCGCGTGGAGCTTTCGCTTGCCGCAGCCCATGCCTCGCAGCTGGCGGCTGTGCTCGATTCGCTTGCCGCGCTGGGGCATCTGCCCGACGCCTCGCAAGCCTCCGGGGAAGCGCCCTCTGAGGAGGAACCCCTGTCAATCACGGACATGGCCGGGGTGCTCAGCTTCAAGGTGGCCGTGCAGAACCGTCCCGGCACGCTGGCCGCGCTGGCCGGGCGCTTCCGGGCGTTCGGGGCCAACGTCATCCATATGTGCTACGACATGGCCCAGGATCCGGACATGGCCGAGGCCTCCGTGGCCACAAGCGGGGCTCGCGAGGTGGCCGAACTCTTAAGCGAGCTGACGCGCGCCGGATATCATTACCATGTGCTGTGGCGCGGCGACCGGGATGCGGACGTGGACGAGGCCCTGGGTCTCTCCGGCGTGGAGGCGTTTCTTTTCAAGCTGCGCGCGGTGCTGCCGCCTGAGCGCATGAACAGCCTGGACGAGTTGTTCGGCACGTCGCAGGCGGTGCGTCAGGCCCTGGCGGAATTCAGGAGCGCTTCCGGCGTCTCGGGCGAGGCCCTGGCCGCCTCGGAGGTGTTCGCCAACATTCTGCGTCTGGCGGCGCTGGCGCTGGGCAGCACCGGGGACCGCTTCACCCTGCGCCTGTCCGGTCCGGTGCGCCTGAGCGAGCAGGTGGGCATGTACATGCTGTCCTGCCCGGAGGGGGCCAACAGCTACCTGTTGTGCCATCCTGGCGGCATGGCCATGCTGGACACGAATTTCGGAATCTATTTCGAGGACGTGATGGACTGGCTCGGCGCGCACGGGTTCGATCCCTCGCGTATCGACACGGTGCTGGCCACCCACCCGGACGCGGACCACGCGGGCTGGGCCGGGCGGCTCCAGGCGCAGTACGGGGCCAGGGTGCTCATGCACCCCGACGCCGCCCTGGTGTTCGAACAGGAGGACCGCACCTTGGGGCGCGGGCCGCTGGCTGGCATCAACCGACCCTTCACCCGTCTGGTGGGGCGGCTTTCCGGGCTGGTCGCGCCCGGAAATATCGAGGCGTTCGAGCCTGTGGGCCAGGACACTCCGGACATGATGGGCGGCTTCCGGGTGATCGGGCGCGCCAGCGTTGCCGACCTGGAGTTACTGGCGCTGGAGAGCCTCGGCGGGCACGCGGCGGCGCAGGTGTTCTACTTCAACCCGCAGCGCGGCATCATTTTCACGGGCGACTACCTGCTGGATGCGGCCAGCCTGTCGCCGCGCGACAGGGACGCGCTCTCGGTGCACAAGTCGCTTTTGACCAGCACCAACACGGATTCAGGGATATTCGCAAAGGAAATGGGGATGCTGCGCAACTTCATGACCGACGTGAGCCTGGAGCAGCACGCCAAGGGAGGCCGCGCCATGGTGTTTCCCGGCCACGGCGAGTTCTACGCCGTGGAGCAGGCGGGGTGGTAG
- a CDS encoding biotin--[acetyl-CoA-carboxylase] ligase gives MQETWWLSEGGRRGRVVVCGRCSSSLDVVRPLAEKQMLDPWDSVLAVSQWAGRGQLRREWDSPPGNLYAALVLPQVPKEFDSLLPLMLGYCLAGFLRSKRIPVGLKWPNDILLGNVKIGGVLVEERRGVSLAGIGLNLTSSPAEVKLREGHAVPAGHLRAAGHSFTPLSLWCELVDFVKISYETCLIQGPPSNVAALVEPLLCWLGQDAVIREGAEAPWTARILGLAPDGSLRVKPAGGAGERLLTSGSIWRAS, from the coding sequence GTGCAGGAGACCTGGTGGCTCTCGGAAGGCGGCCGCCGGGGCAGGGTGGTCGTGTGCGGGCGCTGCTCGTCCTCGCTGGACGTGGTGCGGCCCCTGGCCGAGAAACAAATGCTCGATCCGTGGGACTCCGTGCTGGCCGTCTCCCAGTGGGCGGGCAGGGGGCAGCTGCGGCGCGAATGGGATTCGCCGCCGGGCAACCTGTACGCGGCCCTGGTGCTGCCGCAGGTCCCCAAGGAGTTCGACAGCCTCCTGCCCTTGATGCTGGGCTACTGTCTGGCCGGATTCCTGCGCTCCAAGCGCATCCCCGTAGGCCTCAAGTGGCCCAACGATATTCTTTTGGGCAACGTGAAGATCGGGGGCGTCCTGGTTGAGGAGCGCCGGGGCGTGAGCCTTGCAGGCATCGGCCTCAACCTGACGAGCTCCCCCGCCGAGGTCAAGCTGCGCGAAGGGCACGCCGTGCCCGCCGGACATCTGCGGGCGGCGGGGCATTCTTTTACCCCCTTGAGCCTGTGGTGCGAACTTGTGGATTTTGTGAAAATCAGTTACGAAACCTGTCTTATTCAAGGCCCGCCCAGTAATGTGGCGGCCTTGGTCGAACCGCTCCTGTGCTGGCTGGGACAGGATGCCGTTATCCGGGAGGGCGCCGAAGCCCCCTGGACCGCGCGCATTCTCGGACTGGCCCCGGACGGGTCCCTCAGGGTCAAGCCCGCTGGCGGAGCGGGCGAGCGGCTTCTCACCTCCGGCAGCATCTGGCGGGCGTCATAG
- a CDS encoding tRNA lysidine(34) synthetase, producing the protein MSFKRIKKEKGTYAQKVCVGQTGKLMQQLEMVSPGSKVGVAISGGVDSFIMLNVLRLRQRIVPFKFDILALHVNPGFDAASHLPLIDWCADKGVALHAEVTDHGPKAHSPENRKASACFYCAMLRRTRLFQLCEQYGLTHLAIGHNADDLVVTFFMNLFQTGKVQGLSASEPFFGGRLQMIRPMLTLEKEHIKRAARQWDLPIWSNPCPSAGNTRRSDFEGWLKEMFAKDKRFRANAFGALTRWQLDSGLRPA; encoded by the coding sequence ATGTCTTTCAAACGCATCAAGAAAGAAAAGGGCACCTACGCCCAGAAGGTCTGCGTGGGCCAGACCGGCAAGCTCATGCAGCAGCTGGAGATGGTCTCTCCCGGCTCGAAAGTGGGCGTGGCCATATCCGGCGGCGTGGACAGCTTCATCATGCTGAACGTCCTGCGCCTGCGCCAGCGCATCGTGCCCTTCAAGTTCGACATCCTGGCCCTGCACGTGAACCCCGGCTTCGACGCGGCCTCGCACCTGCCGCTCATCGACTGGTGCGCCGACAAGGGCGTGGCCCTGCACGCCGAGGTCACCGACCACGGCCCCAAGGCGCACTCCCCCGAGAACCGCAAGGCTTCCGCCTGCTTCTACTGCGCCATGCTGCGGCGTACCCGGCTCTTCCAGCTCTGCGAGCAATACGGCCTGACGCACCTGGCCATCGGCCACAACGCCGACGACCTGGTGGTCACCTTCTTCATGAACCTGTTCCAGACCGGCAAGGTCCAGGGTCTCTCCGCGTCCGAGCCGTTCTTCGGGGGCAGGCTCCAGATGATCCGCCCCATGCTCACCCTGGAGAAGGAGCACATCAAGCGCGCCGCCAGGCAATGGGACCTGCCCATCTGGTCCAACCCCTGTCCGTCCGCAGGCAACACGCGCCGCTCCGACTTCGAGGGCTGGCTCAAGGAAATGTTCGCCAAGGACAAGCGATTCAGGGCCAACGCCTTCGGCGCGCTCACCCGCTGGCAGCTTGACAGCGGCCTGCGCCCGGCCTAA
- a CDS encoding acyl-CoA thioesterase, with translation MDEPQTLGKPVAASHTELSVAMLPQDANPYGSIHGGVILKHIDAAAAMAAMRHCRCNAVTVAIDSVSFLAPSRVGELVTFKAQVNHVGRSSMEVGVRVESENLFSGDVRHTATAYLTFVAMGPDARPIPATPLILETDEDRRRNAAAQKRREMRRCCELPSER, from the coding sequence ATGGACGAACCCCAGACGCTTGGCAAGCCCGTGGCGGCCAGCCACACAGAACTGTCCGTGGCCATGCTCCCGCAGGACGCCAACCCCTACGGCTCCATCCACGGGGGGGTCATCCTCAAGCACATCGACGCGGCAGCGGCCATGGCCGCCATGCGCCACTGCCGCTGCAACGCCGTCACCGTGGCCATCGACAGCGTGAGCTTCCTTGCCCCGTCGCGCGTAGGGGAGTTGGTGACCTTCAAGGCCCAGGTGAACCACGTGGGGCGCTCTTCCATGGAGGTCGGCGTGCGGGTGGAGTCGGAGAACCTGTTCTCCGGCGACGTGCGCCATACAGCCACCGCCTACCTGACCTTCGTGGCCATGGGGCCGGACGCGCGCCCCATCCCGGCCACGCCGCTGATCCTGGAGACCGACGAGGACCGCCGCCGCAACGCCGCCGCCCAAAAACGGCGCGAGATGCGCCGCTGCTGCGAGCTGCCCTCAGAGCGCTAG